The Natrinema caseinilyticum genomic sequence TACTCCTCGACCGTTTCCAGAGACGGTCGGGCACCCTCGACCGCTTCCCGCGTCGCGGATTCGAAGAGGACCATCTCAGCCTCGGCGTCGTTGACGATGTATTCGATTTCGCCCGCCGGCAAGCGGAAATTCAGGGGGGTGAAGACGGCACCGATCTTCGAACACGCGTACACCGTAAGCGCCATCTCCGATCCGTTGTAGAGCACGGTCGCAACTCTGTCTCCCTTCTCGATTCCAGCCTCGAGCAACGCGTTCGCCAGCCGATTGACGCGGTCGTCGAACTCGGCGTAGGTCCACCGCTGGTCCTTACGCGGATAGACGATCGCGTCACGATCCGGATGGCGCTCGACCGTCCCCTCGAGCGTGTCGCCTAATGTGGGATGCTCAGACATACCACGAAATGTACGAGGATCGACCTTATATTCTTTATTGAGGTTTAATTGGTTCTGCGGGACGGGCGACCCCCTGTCGCTCGCCACCGCTGTCGTTCTCGACCTCGCAGTCGGTACGGGAGCGTCGTTGCTCGATGGAACGCCGTCGACGATCGACGAACCCTCGAGATGGCACCGCTTCAGGAGTCCGTGTCGCGTCGGTCCTGACCCACGAACACGGTCGGATTCGGGTTCGGTGACGGGGCGAATGCGGACACTCTCGTGGTCGGTCTCGAGTTCGGAAACCGAGACGCGCCGCGACGTTAGTCGCGACAGCAGGTCTGTGCACCGTAGGGGTGCTCGTGTTGCTCGTGACAGTGTTTGCACTCGAATTTCGTGATGTAATTTCGATGCATATATCTCTCAGAGCGGAACCGATCCTTTGGAATAGACACCAGACAGGACGATGAGACACCAGACAGGACGATGGTAGACAGGTAACCAGGACCCACACGATGGAAACACGTGACTTCTCCCGGGCACGTCGATGGAGAAGCGACTGAAGGAATCGGAAACGACAGGAACGGTCGGCAGGGATAGTGGTCTGTACCCACGATGCAACGACGCAATATCTTCCGCGGTCTGCTGCTGGCCGTCATGGTCGTCTCTGCCGGCAACCTTGCGGTCGCATGGCTCGGCGCCCCAACTGACGCTATCGCCGCCGCGGCGAACCAGACCGACAGACCGCTCGAAGAGCGAACTCCCGTCGTCGATGACCGCCACGGGGCGACCGTCATCACGACCGATCCGCCGGGAGGGAACGACGGCCTCGGAGCCATCGTCGCTTTCGGTGCCGACGGCCGGCCGCTCTACCACAACGACACGTACGGCAACTACTTCGACGTCGATCCCGACCCTCCCGGTTCGAAGACCGTCCTCTACGTCGCGGGAAGCCGGTACGATCCGTGCCCCGACGCCCTCAAAGCGCGGACGAACGCCTCCGTCGGCGACGGCTGTGCAGCGGTCGCAATCGAGCGCGTCAACCTCACCACAGGGGCGACCGAACGGCTACATACCGCTGTTACGGGCTGGGACATCTGGCACGACGTCGACCGGATCGACAAACACCGACTGCTCGTGGCCGATATCGCTCGTGATCGCGTGTTCACGCTGAACACCACTTCCGACGAGGTGACGTGGGAGTGGCGCGCCGAGGAGGATCTCGACCCCGACAACGGTGGGAACCCGGGCGATTGGACACACGTAAACGACGTCGAACTCCTCGACGACGGCCGGGTGATGGTCAGCCTCCGTAACCACGACCGGGTCGTCTTTCTCGACCCGGGTGAGGGCATCCAGCGCGACTGGACGCTCGGCGCCGAGGACGCCTACGGGATCCTCTACGAACAGCACAATCCGGACTACATCCCGCCCGCCCGCGGCGGCCCGGCGATCGTCGTCTCCGACTCGGAGAACAACCGCGTCCTCGAGTATCAGCGCGAAAACGCCACGTGGACTCGAACCTGGGAGTGGCAAGACGAGCGACTCCGGTGGCCACGCGACGCCGACCGACTCCCCGGAGGCCATACGCTCGTGACTGACTCGCACGGAAATCGCGTGATCGAACTCTCCGAGAGCGACGACGTCGTGTGGAGCGTGAGTATCTCGACACCGTACGAAGCCGAGCGCCTCGGGACCGGAGACGAGAGCGCAGCGGGAAAGAGCACGGTCGCATTCGCGAACCGATCCGTCAGCGCGGAAGCCGCCGGCACGGACCGAACCTCGAAGACCGGCTTCTCGTGGCTCGTCGCCTTCGTCACCGGCCCGGCGATCAACGGCGTACTCCACGTGGCACCGACGTGGATGACTATCGGAGATCTGGTGGTCGCGTGCGTGTTCGTC encodes the following:
- a CDS encoding aryl-sulfate sulfotransferase, which produces MQRRNIFRGLLLAVMVVSAGNLAVAWLGAPTDAIAAAANQTDRPLEERTPVVDDRHGATVITTDPPGGNDGLGAIVAFGADGRPLYHNDTYGNYFDVDPDPPGSKTVLYVAGSRYDPCPDALKARTNASVGDGCAAVAIERVNLTTGATERLHTAVTGWDIWHDVDRIDKHRLLVADIARDRVFTLNTTSDEVTWEWRAEEDLDPDNGGNPGDWTHVNDVELLDDGRVMVSLRNHDRVVFLDPGEGIQRDWTLGAEDAYGILYEQHNPDYIPPARGGPAIVVSDSENNRVLEYQRENATWTRTWEWQDERLRWPRDADRLPGGHTLVTDSHGNRVIELSESDDVVWSVSISTPYEAERLGTGDESAAGKSTVAFANRSVSAEAAGTDRTSKTGFSWLVAFVTGPAINGVLHVAPTWMTIGDLVVACVFVATAATAGIVEAYWSGVGQRLRQWRGSR